A region from the Vicia villosa cultivar HV-30 ecotype Madison, WI linkage group LG3, Vvil1.0, whole genome shotgun sequence genome encodes:
- the LOC131655412 gene encoding probable protein S-acyltransferase 6 has protein sequence MRPPATVNSVGDTPGNTTDPSLVRTYRAWKGNNVFFLGGRLIFGPDVKSIITTVFLVVAPVAVFCALVARKLMDDFPHHSGYSILILVILHTIFVLIALVLTSGRDPGIVPRNSHPPVPEDYDGSVSINSVGEHNLPPHLPRFKEVIINGITVKVKYCDTCMLYRPPRCSHCSVCDNCVERFDHHCPWVGQCIGLRNYRFYYMFVFSATLLCLYVHGFCWVYIKRIQNSEDISIWKAMIKTPASIALIIYSFIAVWFVGGLTVFHTYLISTNQSTYENFRYRYDRQVNPYNKGVIQNFKEVFFSSIPPSKNSFRSKVPIPKELSESSRRKGVDTVMIPAYNEVDEMEKHYRDEQYGKGSDLSETSVDLSRMLHTESGQRQVASFLKHSLWERSSKKWEVNPEVLDEIHDMESNRITGDSSNEPGDNSAKTSTLAEKLKEEH, from the exons ATGCGTCCTCCGGCGACGGTGAACTCCGTCGGAGATACTCCCGGAAACACCACTGATCCCTCTCTGGTCAGAACCTATCGAGCTTGGAAAGGCAATAAC GTATTTTTTCTTGGAGGAAGGTTAATATTTGGACCTGATGTGAAATCTATAATTACAACAGTGTTTCTCGTCGTTGCTCCTGTTGCTGTTTTCTGCGCTTTAGTAGCTAGAAAATTGATGGATGATTTTCCTCATCACTCTGGATATTCAATTTTGATTCTAGTTATTCTTCATACAATCTTT GTTCTGATTGCGCTTGTACTGACCTCAGGAAGAGATCCAGGCATAGTGCCTCGCAATTCTCATCCTCCGGTGCCAGAAGATTATGATGGAAGTGTCAGTATCAACAGTGTTGGTGAACATAATCTACCGCCGCATTTACCGCGATTCAAGGAAGTGATTATCAATGGAATAACTGTTAAAGTGAAATATTGTGATACCTGTATGCTATATAGACCTCCGCGCTGTTCTCATTGCTCGGTGTGCGATAATTGCGTGGAGCGGTTTGATCATCACTGCCCGTGGGTGGGTCAGTGCATTGGACTG AGAAATTATCGGTTCTACTACATGTTTGTTTTCTCTGCAACGCTTCTTTGCCTATATGTTCATGGATTTTGCTGGGTCTACATCAAGAGGATCCAGAACTCGGAGGATATATCGATTTGGAAAGCAATGATCAAAACCCCTGCTTCCATTGCACTGATAATATACTCCTTCATTGCTGTCTGGTTTGTTGGAGGGCTCACTGTTTTTCATACATATCTAATCAGTACAAACCAG TCTACTTATGAGAATTTTAGATACCGTTATGATCGACAAGTCAACCCTTATAACAAAGGGGTAATTCAGAACTTCAAAGAAGTGTTCTTCTCTTCTATTCCACCATCCAAAAACAGTTTCAGGTCTAAAGTTCCAATTCCTAAAGAACTGTCGGAATCATCAAGAAGAAAGGGTGTTGATACCGTTATGATTCCAGCTTACAATGAGGTTGATGAGATGGAAAAACATTATAGAGATGAGCAATATGGAAAGGGTAGTGATTTAAGTGAAACATCAGTGGATTTAAGCAGGATGCTTCACACCGAAAGTGGGCAGAGACAAGTTGCTTCCTTTCTAAAGCACTCCTTGTGGGAACGAAGTAGCAAAAAATGGGAAGTAAATCCTGAAGTTCTCGACGAGATACACGATATGGAATCAAATCGGATCACCGGTGATAGTAGTAATGAGCCTGGTGACAACTCAGCAAAAACATCTACACTTGCAGAAAAACTCAAAGAAGAACattaa